A genomic window from Sphingobacterium sp. BN32 includes:
- a CDS encoding DJ-1/PfpI family protein, with the protein MAKKVLLLVGDYVEDYEAMVPFQAMGAVGIEVDAIAPDRKKGDVVPTAVHDFTGDQTYKELRGHNFAINKDFDSVNPEDYDGLYIAGGRSAEYIRLNKRVIEITKHFFEKDKPVAAICHGIQVLTTAQVLKGRTLTAYVAVGPDIELAGGTWKNIPADQAVVDGNLVTSPAWPGHQAILKEFYKLLGIQISL; encoded by the coding sequence ATGGCAAAGAAAGTATTATTATTAGTTGGAGACTATGTGGAAGATTATGAAGCAATGGTTCCCTTCCAAGCGATGGGTGCTGTAGGAATCGAAGTTGATGCTATAGCTCCGGATCGTAAAAAAGGTGATGTTGTGCCTACGGCAGTTCATGATTTTACCGGCGATCAGACGTATAAAGAACTTCGCGGTCACAATTTCGCAATTAATAAAGATTTTGATTCGGTAAATCCGGAAGATTACGATGGACTTTACATAGCTGGCGGCCGATCGGCTGAATATATTAGATTGAACAAGCGTGTTATTGAAATTACGAAGCACTTCTTCGAGAAGGATAAACCTGTTGCGGCAATCTGCCATGGTATACAAGTGTTAACGACGGCTCAGGTATTGAAAGGACGCACCTTGACGGCTTACGTCGCTGTAGGTCCGGATATCGAACTGGCTGGTGGTACTTGGAAGAACATTCCTGCCGACCAAGCGGTTGTTGATGGAAATTTAGTAACCTCACCAGCATGGCCAGGACATCAAGCAATCCTGAAGGAGTTCTACAAATTGTTAGGCATTCAAATTAGTTTATAA
- the ppk1 gene encoding polyphosphate kinase 1 has protein sequence MRELEMAKKFIPRDISWLSFNARVLQEAADTEVPLEQRIKFLGIFSNNLDEFFRVRVAALKRAAEINTKEVLGSFYEDPNIILEQITHIVIKQQKKFDKIWLDVQKEMAKQRVFIKTAEDLSQEQLEFVKDYFDREVESSIIPLLLDEVRPMPYLRDKSLYLGVAMYKKDWQYQTKFAIIELPSSQHGRFVILPAPKNQKHIILIEDVVKVNLPYIFSYFGFDEFVANTFKITKDAEFDLDNDVNTSFVEKITKGVKNRRKGKPTRFVFDKDMDQMLLEFLIRKLDLSKRDSIIPGQKIHNFKHFMDFPDVFRSYRRPFERTSFEHPDLCDVDRVTDVILKKDVLLSFPYHQFRPMIDLLREAAMDPDVKTIKITIYRMATNSKIANALVNAARNGKEVTVMLELRARFDEEHNLDWKDRFEMEGVKVLVGIPNRKVHAKLCIIKKRVDNKTIQYGFVSTGNINEKTARIYGDHCLMTSNKSVMADINKIFNALQKPKMPLENTIKNCKSLLTCPLDMRQQILQFIDKEILEAKAGRKAHVIIKINSLSDKECIKKLYEAAIAGVKVELIVRGVYCAINQKKFKEPLYGISIVDEYLEHARVLYFYAAGKELTYISSADLMTRNLDYRIEAAVKINSKKLKTELKDLLQIQLKDNVKARIFDNLQTNEYVTNKKPAYRSQIETFIYLYAKTRKDIAEAI, from the coding sequence ATGAGAGAACTAGAAATGGCAAAAAAATTTATCCCCAGGGATATTAGCTGGTTAAGTTTTAACGCTCGTGTGTTGCAAGAAGCGGCAGATACCGAAGTTCCATTGGAGCAACGCATTAAGTTTCTAGGTATCTTCTCGAATAATTTAGATGAGTTTTTTCGTGTTCGTGTAGCTGCACTGAAGCGCGCGGCCGAGATTAATACCAAAGAAGTATTGGGATCTTTTTATGAAGATCCCAATATTATTTTAGAACAGATAACGCATATCGTTATCAAACAGCAAAAGAAGTTTGATAAGATTTGGTTAGATGTTCAGAAAGAGATGGCTAAGCAGCGCGTCTTTATAAAAACTGCGGAGGACCTTTCGCAGGAACAGTTAGAATTTGTGAAAGACTACTTTGACCGGGAGGTGGAGAGCAGCATTATTCCGCTCCTTCTGGATGAGGTACGCCCCATGCCCTATCTTCGCGACAAAAGTCTTTATCTGGGTGTTGCTATGTATAAGAAGGACTGGCAATATCAGACGAAGTTTGCCATCATTGAATTACCTTCGAGCCAACACGGCCGATTTGTGATCCTTCCGGCACCTAAGAATCAGAAGCATATTATCTTAATTGAGGATGTTGTAAAAGTCAATTTACCTTACATCTTTTCCTACTTCGGTTTTGATGAATTTGTTGCGAACACTTTCAAAATCACGAAAGATGCGGAGTTTGATTTAGATAACGACGTGAATACGAGCTTTGTAGAAAAGATAACAAAAGGCGTAAAAAATAGACGCAAAGGCAAGCCGACGCGCTTTGTGTTTGATAAAGATATGGACCAGATGCTTCTGGAGTTTTTGATTCGGAAATTGGATCTTTCAAAACGCGACAGCATCATCCCAGGTCAGAAAATCCATAATTTCAAGCACTTCATGGACTTCCCAGATGTGTTCAGATCTTATAGAAGACCATTTGAGCGAACTTCATTTGAGCATCCTGATCTCTGCGATGTCGATCGTGTGACGGACGTTATCCTGAAAAAAGATGTGCTCCTCTCCTTTCCTTATCACCAGTTCAGGCCGATGATCGATCTATTGCGGGAGGCGGCTATGGATCCGGACGTGAAAACGATTAAGATTACAATCTATCGGATGGCTACAAATTCAAAAATCGCCAATGCCTTAGTAAATGCAGCGCGTAACGGGAAAGAAGTCACGGTGATGTTAGAGCTGAGAGCGCGTTTTGATGAAGAGCATAATCTGGATTGGAAAGACCGATTCGAAATGGAAGGCGTTAAAGTACTTGTTGGTATTCCGAACCGAAAAGTACATGCCAAACTCTGTATTATCAAAAAGCGGGTAGATAACAAAACCATTCAATATGGTTTCGTGAGTACCGGCAACATCAATGAAAAGACGGCGCGCATTTATGGCGACCACTGTTTGATGACGAGCAACAAGAGCGTGATGGCCGATATCAACAAGATATTCAATGCGCTGCAAAAGCCTAAGATGCCTTTAGAGAACACGATAAAAAATTGTAAAAGTTTACTGACCTGTCCTTTAGATATGCGTCAGCAGATTTTGCAGTTTATCGATAAAGAGATTCTGGAGGCCAAGGCTGGACGAAAAGCGCATGTTATCATCAAGATTAACTCGCTTAGTGACAAAGAATGTATCAAAAAATTATATGAAGCTGCAATTGCCGGCGTTAAGGTCGAGCTGATCGTGCGTGGTGTATATTGCGCAATCAATCAGAAAAAATTCAAAGAGCCATTATATGGTATCAGCATTGTAGATGAGTATTTAGAGCACGCCCGTGTACTCTATTTTTACGCCGCTGGGAAAGAGCTGACCTACATCTCTTCAGCCGATTTGATGACTCGGAATTTAGATTATCGTATCGAAGCAGCAGTAAAAATCAATAGTAAAAAATTGAAAACCGAGCTGAAAGATCTGTTACAAATTCAGTTGAAAGACAATGTGAAAGCCAGGATTTTCGACAACCTGCAAACCAATGAATATGTGACCAATAAGAAGCCTGCATATCGCTCGCAAATTGAAACTTTCATCTATCTGTATGCAAAAACCCGTAAGGATATCGCGGAAGCTATTTAA
- a CDS encoding PA0069 family radical SAM protein: MATEFIQGRGAQENVSNIFFQQSYSKDFIEGIDEWEEEKPQTHFTIVHPKSFVNKVTSPDVGMEYSANPYQGCEHGCIYCYARNSHQYWGYSAGLDFETKIMVKANSVKLFREFISRKSWTGTPISLSGNTDCYQPLERKFQLTRGILKTASQYGQPVSIITKNSLILRDADIISELANRNLCVVYISINSLTEETRLKLEPRTVTAKQRLHVIESLSKLGVPVGIMCAPVIPGLTDHEIPNVLKAAASAGAKWAGYTTVRLNGEIGQIFENWLHKAYPDRANKIWHSIQSCHHGKVNDSEFGNRMKGTGKLAQMIKDSFRMHCKRNKLNVEHFEFDCSQLIKNSDHQLKLF, translated from the coding sequence ATGGCTACTGAATTTATTCAAGGTCGTGGTGCACAGGAGAATGTATCGAACATTTTTTTTCAACAAAGCTACAGCAAGGACTTTATAGAGGGGATTGATGAATGGGAGGAGGAAAAGCCGCAAACTCATTTTACGATTGTTCATCCCAAAAGTTTCGTCAACAAAGTGACTAGCCCCGACGTGGGCATGGAATACTCGGCCAACCCCTACCAGGGCTGTGAACACGGTTGTATCTATTGCTATGCACGCAATTCGCATCAGTATTGGGGATACAGCGCGGGCCTGGACTTCGAGACGAAGATTATGGTCAAAGCGAATAGCGTGAAGCTATTCCGCGAGTTTATCAGTCGTAAGTCATGGACTGGGACACCTATTTCACTTTCTGGAAATACAGATTGCTATCAACCTTTAGAACGTAAGTTTCAATTGACGCGCGGAATTTTAAAAACGGCTAGCCAATATGGTCAGCCGGTCAGCATTATTACAAAGAACAGCTTAATATTGCGCGATGCGGATATTATCAGCGAACTTGCCAATAGAAATCTCTGTGTAGTCTATATTTCCATCAATTCTTTAACTGAGGAAACGCGCTTGAAGCTTGAACCTAGAACAGTAACTGCTAAACAGCGCTTGCATGTTATTGAGTCGTTATCAAAGTTGGGCGTTCCGGTGGGCATTATGTGTGCCCCTGTCATCCCGGGTTTGACCGATCATGAGATTCCTAATGTATTGAAGGCGGCTGCTAGTGCTGGGGCGAAATGGGCTGGCTATACAACCGTAAGATTGAATGGTGAGATTGGACAAATATTTGAGAATTGGCTACACAAGGCCTATCCGGATCGTGCGAATAAGATTTGGCATAGTATACAGAGTTGTCATCATGGAAAAGTGAATGATAGCGAGTTCGGAAACCGGATGAAAGGAACCGGAAAGCTAGCGCAAATGATTAAAGATAGCTTCCGTATGCACTGCAAACGCAATAAATTGAACGTAGAGCACTTTGAGTTTGACTGTTCACAGCTTATAAAAAACTCCGATCATCAGCTTAAATTGTTCTAA
- a CDS encoding DUF502 domain-containing protein produces MLRKFFQQFFYYLIKGTLVVAPVAGAIFVIVWLVATLDGALNITEHFLEDETGHPLYIPGIGILSVILLLALVGLIFTTLVTAPIRSWMTRTINKIPLFNTLYSSIKDFTEAFVGDAKKFNEPVLVEVNNFGLKKVGFLTQKDLSSIGLEGEVIVYFPYSYSVAGQVAIISADKVHKLNMSATDAMKLAVSGGVSGVEPSKRRDVLEKKQQ; encoded by the coding sequence ATGCTACGTAAATTCTTTCAACAATTCTTTTATTATTTAATCAAGGGAACCTTGGTCGTTGCGCCCGTTGCGGGAGCAATCTTCGTGATTGTTTGGTTAGTTGCGACCTTGGACGGTGCGCTAAATATTACTGAGCACTTCCTTGAAGATGAAACCGGACATCCGCTCTATATCCCGGGAATAGGAATTCTATCGGTCATCCTGTTGCTTGCGTTGGTAGGCTTAATTTTTACAACCTTAGTGACAGCACCAATCCGCAGTTGGATGACGCGTACCATTAACAAAATACCGCTATTCAATACGCTTTATTCTTCCATCAAAGACTTTACCGAAGCCTTTGTTGGTGATGCAAAGAAATTCAATGAACCGGTATTGGTCGAAGTCAACAACTTTGGATTAAAGAAGGTTGGCTTCCTAACTCAAAAGGACTTGAGCAGCATAGGCTTAGAAGGTGAAGTTATTGTTTACTTTCCATATTCTTATTCTGTTGCAGGACAGGTTGCTATCATAAGCGCAGATAAAGTTCATAAATTAAATATGTCAGCCACTGATGCTATGAAATTAGCTGTGTCGGGCGGTGTTAGTGGCGTTGAACCTTCAAAGAGAAGAGATGTTTTGGAAAAAAAGCAACAATAA